The following are encoded together in the Kribbella voronezhensis genome:
- a CDS encoding pyridoxal-phosphate dependent enzyme, with the protein MLSLEDVREAAQRIEGVAHRTPVITSRTLNERVGAEVFLKAENLQRIGAFKFRGAYNAISRLSPEQLGRGVAAYSSGNHAQAVALAAALAGTSAVILMPEDAPPTKVAATKGYGAEVVTYDRYTGDRTALATQLAEERGVTLIPPYDHYDVMAGQGTVALELIEEVGQLGALLAPIGGGGLIAGCATAATALCPGLRVIGVEPEAGDDTARSLAAGERVQIGVPRTIADGQAIPIPGELTFEINRRLLAGVELVSDDEIRAAMVFAFERLKLVLEPSGACALAALLAGRIQDLPDRVGVVLSGGNVGLERFLELLAES; encoded by the coding sequence ATGCTCAGCCTCGAGGACGTCCGGGAAGCCGCCCAGCGGATCGAAGGCGTGGCGCACCGGACTCCGGTGATCACGTCACGGACGTTGAACGAGCGCGTCGGCGCCGAGGTGTTCCTCAAGGCGGAGAACCTGCAGCGGATCGGGGCGTTCAAGTTCCGGGGCGCCTACAACGCGATCAGCCGGCTGAGCCCCGAGCAACTCGGGCGCGGCGTCGCGGCGTACTCGTCGGGGAACCACGCGCAGGCGGTCGCGTTGGCGGCGGCACTCGCGGGGACGAGCGCGGTCATCCTGATGCCCGAGGACGCGCCGCCGACGAAGGTCGCCGCGACCAAGGGGTACGGCGCCGAGGTGGTCACCTACGACCGGTACACCGGGGACCGTACGGCGCTCGCGACCCAGCTGGCCGAGGAACGCGGGGTGACCTTGATCCCGCCGTACGACCACTACGACGTGATGGCCGGGCAGGGCACGGTCGCGCTCGAGCTGATCGAGGAGGTCGGGCAGCTCGGGGCACTGCTTGCCCCGATCGGGGGTGGCGGGCTGATCGCCGGCTGCGCGACGGCTGCCACCGCGCTCTGCCCCGGTCTCCGGGTGATCGGGGTCGAGCCCGAGGCGGGCGACGACACGGCCCGATCGCTGGCCGCCGGTGAGCGGGTCCAGATCGGCGTACCGCGGACGATCGCCGACGGGCAGGCCATCCCGATTCCGGGCGAGCTCACGTTCGAGATCAACCGGCGGCTGCTGGCCGGCGTCGAACTGGTCAGCGACGACGAGATCCGGGCCGCGATGGTGTTCGCATTCGAGCGGCTGAAGCTGGTGCTCGAACCGAGTGGCGCCTGTGCGCTGGCCGCGCTGCTGGCCGGGCGGATCCAGGACCTCCCCGACCGGGTCGGCGTGGTGCTTTCAGGCGGGAACGTGGGGCTGGAACGCTTCCTGGAGCTGCTCGCCGAGAGCTGA
- a CDS encoding C40 family peptidase, producing the protein MPVTVRRTALPAVSHQSESSTRPTGRILAKHRKTTKSAAAPRAAAAVLSVGLAVSGGAILTVAGTPTTASAATSKTTSAAWARGNKPVSTKPLLRYADAGSAVRYVQRSLDVPAGGWYGSATRTAVAKFQRRVGLPRTGTMTVNTWRSLFYAASHGLLHGGTGSSSTFQARVLREAAKLKGTPYRYGGTTTRGLDCSGYTGLVYKRAGKKLPRTSRQQYSATRHLSRRSAKPGDLVFFKSGGGSVYHVGIYAGGNMLWHASRPGRPVAKAKIWSSNVAFGRA; encoded by the coding sequence ATGCCCGTCACCGTCCGACGGACAGCGCTGCCTGCTGTCAGTCACCAGAGCGAGTCCAGTACCCGGCCCACCGGTCGCATCCTGGCCAAGCACCGCAAGACCACCAAGTCCGCGGCCGCCCCGCGTGCCGCAGCCGCCGTCCTCTCGGTCGGCCTCGCCGTCAGCGGCGGAGCGATCCTCACCGTCGCCGGCACCCCTACGACCGCCTCGGCGGCCACCAGCAAGACCACCTCGGCCGCGTGGGCCCGGGGTAACAAGCCGGTCTCCACGAAGCCGCTGCTTCGCTACGCCGACGCCGGCTCCGCCGTTCGCTACGTGCAGCGCTCGCTGGACGTCCCGGCCGGTGGTTGGTACGGCTCCGCCACTCGTACGGCGGTCGCCAAGTTCCAGCGCCGGGTGGGCCTGCCCCGCACCGGCACCATGACCGTGAACACCTGGCGTTCGCTGTTCTACGCCGCGAGCCACGGTCTGCTGCACGGCGGTACCGGGAGCAGCTCCACCTTCCAGGCCCGCGTCCTGCGGGAAGCGGCCAAGCTCAAGGGCACGCCGTACCGCTACGGCGGCACGACCACCCGCGGCCTGGACTGCTCGGGCTACACCGGTCTCGTCTACAAGCGCGCCGGCAAGAAGCTCCCCCGTACGTCGCGCCAGCAGTACAGCGCCACGAGGCACTTGAGCCGCAGGTCCGCCAAGCCTGGCGACCTGGTGTTCTTCAAGAGCGGTGGCGGCAGCGTGTACCACGTCGGCATCTACGCCGGCGGCAACATGCTGTGGCACGCCTCGAGGCCGGGCCGCCCGGTCGCGAAGGCAAAGATCTGGAGCAGCAACGTGGCCTTCGGCCGCGCCTGA
- a CDS encoding response regulator — protein MTRLLIVDDEALVRAGLKMILESADDLEVVAEAEDGADAVAMVREHRPDVVLMDIRMPKLDGLAATRAVQELPEPPKVVVLTTFDLDDYVFRALQAGASGFLLKDTPPRELVQAVRVVAAGDAMLSPAVTRRLIGHFAADQRTDRRRVARERLTSLTDREKEVLAAVAQGLSNADIGKQLFMSEATVKAHVSRVLVKLDATNRVQVAILAHDAGLLDT, from the coding sequence ATGACGCGGCTGCTGATCGTGGACGACGAGGCGCTGGTCCGGGCCGGACTCAAGATGATCCTCGAGTCGGCCGACGACCTCGAGGTCGTCGCCGAGGCCGAGGACGGCGCCGACGCGGTCGCGATGGTGCGCGAGCATCGCCCGGACGTGGTGCTGATGGACATCCGGATGCCGAAGCTCGACGGACTTGCCGCCACGCGGGCCGTGCAGGAGTTGCCCGAGCCGCCGAAGGTCGTAGTCCTGACGACGTTCGATCTGGACGACTATGTGTTCCGGGCGTTGCAGGCCGGGGCGAGTGGGTTCCTGTTGAAGGACACGCCGCCGCGCGAGCTCGTGCAAGCTGTTCGCGTCGTCGCAGCCGGGGACGCGATGTTGTCGCCCGCCGTGACCCGGCGGTTGATCGGGCACTTCGCGGCGGATCAGCGGACCGATCGGCGGCGGGTGGCGCGGGAGCGGCTGACGTCACTGACCGATCGCGAGAAGGAGGTGCTGGCCGCGGTCGCTCAGGGCCTGTCCAATGCCGACATCGGCAAGCAGTTGTTCATGAGCGAGGCGACCGTGAAGGCGCACGTGTCGCGGGTGCTGGTGAAACTCGATGCCACCAACCGGGTCCAGGTCGCGATCCTCGCCCATGACGCGGGCCTGCTGGACACCTGA
- a CDS encoding sensor histidine kinase has product MQWLRRWYGWFVQRAPRIRDLMYIGFSLITIVAQAASGTTRGGWQARDWFVLGLGIAASLALWWRRRFPVTVTVVAILALLGGQIFVPMGLALLTLAVRRRDLMLAALSLAAYVAYVASAWSDRTSDPYVLLFTGPFLIGTWVAVGAYIGARRDLMVSLRDRAERAEAERELRADQARLGERARIAQEMHDVLAHKVSLIALHAGGLEVNPAVGPEKVESSAGLIRETARQAMEDLREVLGVLRTDLSAAGADLAPVPQALDLARLVEASRAAGVNVSSELVLPDDVPASVGRTVYRIVQEGLTNVHKHARGVSTEVVVQGAPGTGVTVRVTNVRPVAADSLLPGAGAGLVGLRERVSLSGGSISAGPTAEGGWRVEAWLPWSEKDPARPARTDDSGATDKTGATDKTGATDKTGATDKTGATDKTGATDKTGA; this is encoded by the coding sequence ATGCAATGGTTGCGGCGCTGGTACGGCTGGTTCGTCCAGCGCGCCCCGCGCATCCGTGACCTGATGTACATCGGCTTCAGCCTGATCACGATCGTCGCCCAGGCAGCGTCCGGGACCACCCGGGGTGGCTGGCAGGCGCGGGACTGGTTCGTGCTCGGCCTCGGAATCGCCGCCTCGCTGGCCCTGTGGTGGCGTCGTCGCTTCCCCGTCACCGTCACCGTCGTTGCCATCCTGGCGCTGCTGGGCGGTCAGATCTTCGTCCCGATGGGACTGGCCCTGCTGACGCTGGCGGTTCGCCGCCGTGACCTGATGCTGGCCGCGCTCAGCCTGGCGGCGTACGTCGCGTATGTCGCCAGTGCCTGGTCCGACCGGACCAGCGATCCGTACGTACTGCTCTTCACTGGACCGTTCCTGATCGGGACCTGGGTCGCGGTCGGCGCCTACATCGGCGCCCGGCGCGATCTGATGGTGTCGCTGCGGGACCGGGCCGAGCGAGCCGAGGCGGAGCGCGAACTCCGCGCGGACCAGGCCCGGCTGGGTGAGCGGGCCCGGATCGCCCAGGAGATGCACGACGTCCTGGCGCACAAGGTGTCGCTGATCGCCTTGCACGCCGGCGGCCTCGAGGTGAACCCGGCGGTCGGCCCGGAGAAGGTGGAGAGCTCGGCAGGCCTGATCCGCGAGACCGCCCGGCAGGCGATGGAGGACCTGCGCGAAGTTCTCGGCGTACTGCGGACAGATCTCAGCGCGGCCGGTGCGGACCTGGCCCCAGTACCGCAAGCGCTCGACCTGGCCCGGTTGGTGGAGGCCTCCCGGGCGGCCGGGGTGAACGTGTCGAGCGAGCTGGTCCTGCCGGACGACGTACCGGCTTCGGTGGGTCGGACGGTCTACCGGATCGTGCAGGAGGGGCTGACCAATGTGCACAAGCACGCCCGGGGAGTCTCGACCGAAGTAGTGGTGCAGGGCGCGCCGGGGACTGGCGTGACAGTCCGGGTGACGAACGTCCGGCCGGTGGCGGCGGATTCCTTGTTACCCGGCGCGGGTGCGGGACTGGTCGGGCTGCGGGAGCGGGTCAGCCTGTCGGGCGGAAGTATTTCGGCCGGACCGACCGCGGAAGGCGGCTGGCGGGTCGAGGCGTGGCTGCCGTGGTCCGAGAAGGACCCGGCCAGACCCGCCCGGACCGACGACAGCGGCGCCACCGACAAGACCGGCGCCACCGACAAGACCGGCGCCACCGACAAGACCGGCGCCACCGACAAGACCGGCGCCACCGACAAGACCGGCGCCACCGACAAGACCGGCGCC
- a CDS encoding ABC transporter ATP-binding protein — protein sequence MITVENLSKRYGNTTAVQDVSFTVEPGSITGFLGPNGAGKSTTLRMLTGLTPPTSGRATITGKRYVELPNPGRVVGVMLDAAAQHPGRTGRETLQLNASLLGVPKGRADEMLEAVGLSSAAKRRVGQYSLGMRQRLGIASALLGDPAVLILDEPANGMDPEGIRWMRGLLQDFANRGGTVILSSHLLGEVQATVDRLVVIGGGRIVANGSLDELLAGSGTLVRGLDPVALNQALTAAGLSLEPLHDGALRVDATAEQVGRAAAAAGQILLELRESDGAGLEELFFQLTSPTATAVAA from the coding sequence ATGATCACCGTCGAGAACCTCAGCAAGCGCTACGGCAACACCACCGCCGTGCAGGATGTCTCCTTCACTGTCGAGCCCGGCAGCATCACCGGATTTCTCGGCCCGAACGGGGCCGGCAAGTCCACCACGCTGCGCATGCTGACGGGACTCACGCCGCCGACCTCCGGCCGCGCGACGATCACCGGCAAGCGGTACGTCGAGTTGCCGAACCCGGGCCGCGTCGTCGGCGTCATGCTCGACGCTGCCGCCCAGCACCCGGGCCGCACCGGCCGGGAGACCCTGCAGCTCAACGCGAGCCTGCTCGGCGTACCGAAGGGCCGTGCGGACGAGATGCTCGAAGCCGTTGGGCTCAGCTCGGCCGCGAAGCGCCGGGTCGGCCAGTACTCGCTGGGGATGCGGCAGCGGCTCGGTATCGCGAGCGCGCTGCTCGGCGACCCCGCAGTACTGATCCTGGACGAGCCTGCCAACGGGATGGACCCGGAAGGCATTCGCTGGATGCGTGGCTTGCTGCAGGACTTCGCGAACCGCGGCGGCACAGTGATTCTGTCCAGCCACTTGCTGGGCGAGGTGCAGGCGACCGTGGACCGGCTGGTCGTCATCGGAGGCGGCCGCATCGTCGCCAACGGCTCACTGGACGAACTGCTCGCTGGGAGCGGCACGCTGGTCCGCGGTCTCGACCCGGTCGCGCTGAACCAGGCCCTGACCGCCGCCGGTCTCTCCCTGGAGCCGCTGCACGACGGAGCACTCCGGGTCGACGCCACTGCTGAGCAGGTCGGCCGCGCTGCCGCCGCTGCCGGCCAGATCCTCCTTGAACTGCGCGAGAGCGACGGCGCCGGTCTGGAAGAGCTCTTCTTCCAGCTGACCAGCCCGACCGCCACTGCCGTTGCCGCCTGA
- a CDS encoding ABC transporter permease, protein MAVTEIASPPTTSAAVAGKHRAVATSLPPARGQSFLRLVVTELRKSLDTRSGRVLILAILALAVAALTWQLTHMDAGRQHFDSYLAAASTGVQLLLPVIGVMAMTSEWTQRTALTTFTLSPRRVRVQLAKFVSAIVLSIVVLTATTVLAMAATAIGGATGGNGSSYAGLGGSLAGAYLTTALNVVMGAAFGAVIAQTAVAILVFFIAPTAWALAGPALFKDNANWLDVFGAFGRIAERDLHGMLPETLTAIGVWIVLPTIAGLWASSRREVK, encoded by the coding sequence ATGGCTGTCACCGAAATCGCCTCCCCACCCACCACGTCGGCCGCGGTCGCTGGGAAGCACCGCGCCGTTGCCACCTCACTGCCGCCCGCACGGGGGCAGTCCTTCCTCCGGCTGGTCGTCACCGAGCTGCGGAAGTCCCTGGACACCCGCAGCGGCCGGGTGCTGATCCTCGCCATCCTTGCGCTGGCCGTGGCTGCGCTCACCTGGCAGCTCACCCACATGGACGCGGGCCGGCAGCACTTCGACAGCTACCTGGCTGCCGCATCGACAGGCGTCCAACTGCTGCTGCCGGTGATCGGTGTGATGGCGATGACGAGTGAGTGGACCCAGCGCACCGCGTTGACCACCTTCACGCTGTCGCCGCGCCGGGTCCGGGTCCAGCTGGCCAAGTTCGTTTCCGCGATCGTGCTGAGCATCGTCGTACTGACCGCGACCACGGTGCTCGCGATGGCCGCCACTGCGATCGGCGGCGCCACCGGCGGCAACGGATCGTCGTACGCCGGACTGGGCGGCTCGCTGGCCGGTGCCTACCTGACCACCGCGTTGAACGTCGTGATGGGTGCCGCTTTCGGTGCGGTGATCGCCCAGACCGCCGTCGCGATCCTGGTCTTCTTCATCGCCCCGACGGCCTGGGCACTGGCCGGGCCGGCGCTGTTCAAGGACAACGCGAACTGGCTGGACGTGTTCGGCGCCTTCGGCCGGATCGCCGAGCGCGATCTGCACGGGATGCTGCCCGAGACGCTCACCGCGATCGGCGTCTGGATCGTGCTGCCGACCATCGCCGGACTGTGGGCAAGCTCACGTCGCGAGGTGAAGTAG
- a CDS encoding DUF3073 domain-containing protein, whose translation MGRGRAKAKQTKVARDLKYRTWETDLEQLKKELSGGEQSGNGSANGDNDADVGDDADDYHPRR comes from the coding sequence ATGGGGCGCGGCCGTGCAAAGGCCAAGCAGACGAAGGTCGCACGCGACCTGAAATACCGCACCTGGGAGACCGACTTGGAGCAGCTCAAGAAAGAGCTGTCCGGCGGCGAGCAGAGCGGTAACGGATCTGCGAACGGCGACAACGACGCAGACGTCGGCGATGACGCCGACGACTACCACCCCCGTCGGTAA
- the purM gene encoding phosphoribosylformylglycinamidine cyclo-ligase translates to MSEGASYAAAGVDIEAGDRAVELMKEWVAKATRPEVVGGLGGFAGLFDASALTAYRRPLLATSTDGVGTKVAIAQKLDRHDTIGFDLVGMVVDDLVVCGAEPLFMTDYICTGKVVPETIAQIVKGIAEACVEAGTALVGGETAEHPGLLEADEYDVAGAATGVVEADEVIGADRVRAGDVVVAMASSGLHSNGYSLVRHVFFDRAGWQLDREVPELGGTLGDTLLTPTKVYAKHCLELIRELNADEKPLHAMSHITGGGFAANLARVIPAEFAVRIDRSTWTPAPIFGLVGQLGDVPLLELEKTLNMGVGMVAVLDPAAADRAIAVLAERDIPAWVCGEVSAADGTSGVELQGDYAR, encoded by the coding sequence GTGTCCGAGGGCGCCAGTTACGCCGCCGCGGGGGTCGACATCGAGGCCGGTGACCGGGCCGTCGAACTGATGAAGGAGTGGGTCGCGAAGGCGACCCGTCCCGAGGTGGTCGGCGGGCTCGGCGGATTCGCCGGCCTGTTCGACGCGAGCGCCCTGACGGCGTACCGGCGGCCGTTGCTGGCGACCTCGACGGACGGGGTCGGGACCAAGGTCGCGATCGCGCAGAAGCTGGACCGGCACGACACGATCGGCTTCGACCTGGTCGGCATGGTCGTGGACGACCTGGTCGTGTGCGGCGCGGAGCCGCTGTTCATGACCGACTACATCTGCACCGGCAAGGTGGTGCCGGAGACGATCGCGCAGATCGTGAAGGGCATCGCCGAGGCGTGCGTGGAAGCCGGTACGGCGCTCGTCGGCGGGGAGACGGCCGAGCACCCCGGCCTGCTCGAAGCCGACGAGTACGACGTGGCCGGCGCGGCCACCGGAGTCGTCGAGGCCGACGAGGTGATCGGCGCGGACCGGGTTCGCGCCGGTGACGTCGTGGTGGCGATGGCCTCGTCGGGTCTGCACTCGAACGGGTACTCCCTGGTCCGGCACGTCTTCTTCGACCGCGCCGGCTGGCAGCTCGACCGGGAGGTCCCCGAACTCGGTGGCACCCTCGGGGACACCCTGCTGACGCCGACCAAGGTCTACGCCAAGCACTGCCTGGAGCTGATCCGGGAGCTGAACGCCGACGAGAAGCCGCTGCACGCGATGTCGCACATCACCGGTGGCGGCTTCGCGGCGAACCTGGCCCGGGTGATCCCCGCCGAGTTCGCGGTCCGGATCGACCGGTCCACCTGGACGCCGGCGCCGATCTTCGGCCTGGTCGGTCAGCTCGGTGACGTACCACTGCTGGAGCTCGAGAAGACCCTGAACATGGGCGTCGGGATGGTCGCGGTGCTCGACCCGGCCGCCGCGGACCGGGCGATCGCCGTACTGGCTGAGCGGGACATCCCCGCCTGGGTGTGCGGCGAGGTCAGCGCTGCCGACGGCACCTCCGGTGTCGAACTCCAAGGTGACTACGCCCGCTGA